The Alteromonas macleodii ATCC 27126 genome segment TGTAGCCAGACGCTTGCCCAACAGCGAGCTAGCCACGCCAAACGCATAGGGCGTGACTATATCCTTTGTTTCAACGGTTTCTAATTTATCTGCGGTATTATTTTCGACATCACTACTAATAGGTGGCGTATCAATATGTTGATGAGGGTGAGACATTTGCCGTCCACTGTGCTTAACCTAATTCCATAACACTACTTTACACAGTAAGGCGTATTATTTTAACTCTTTTATCTGAAGGGTAAGCACCTCACAAATACGCATGCAAGATACATTGTAATCTCTTCAATAGTCGGAATATTTTTCTTTTTAGCAAATAGATAGATTAGGTGTACTTCACTTAAGCTATTGATTTATATGCGCGGCATTGGGTTTGCATCAGAGTTTATCGAATGGATAACAATGATGCCTTTAAGGAGGTTACGATGTTTAACTCAAAACAAACGATTACAGCAACACTGGTTTCAGTCACAATGATGGGGTCATCTGCAATGGCACAAGCTAACGTTGACGAGATGAAAACTGCGCAAATGCAAGCAGCTTCAGCGTCAGTGCAACCTGAGTCCAGGACATCTGAGTCTGGTGATACGTGGATTACGTTGACCGGTGAGGTGTCTGCTGTAGATTCAAAATTCTTTACGTTAGATTACGGTGACGGGAATATCTTTGTTGAGTTAAGAGACACCGACCTTGACAGTAATGCCTATGCAAAAATGAAAGGCGAAGAAGTCATGGTAACGGCGCGTCTTGATGATGGCATGTTTTCAAGCGAAAGGTTAGTTGCTCAGAGTGTGATTGTTGATGGTATGGATACTGTTTACTTAGCTGAGTCGGTTAATCAGGCTTCGGCAGATCTTTATTTAAGTACAGCAAGTAACATTGAGTTTGACGATGAAGAAATGGTGCTTGTAGGTACCGTTAAATCAATTGGCAAAGAAGCGTTACAAATTGACGTGGGCGATACCACCCTCACGGTAGAGCTTGATGAGTTAGAGGACGCACCTGTGGATGCGGATGGTTACCTAACGCTAATGAAAGGCGAGCGCGTGCGCATTACCGGCGAACTAGAAGACGATTTCTTTAATCGTTTCACGGTAGAAGCTGATACGCTAATCAAAATGAAAAGTTAACTATTGCTGATAGATAACGCATTAAAAAACCGCCGAAGGCGGTTTTTTTTGATTAAATTATTAATGTGCTTATTCACTACTTTGGAGGCATGCGCAGCCCGCCGTCTAAGCGGATTGTCTCACCATTTAGGTAGCTATTGTTCGCCATATGGATAACTAACTTAGCAAATTCTTCTGGTAGCCCAAGGCGCTTAGGAAACTGAACGTTAGCAGAAAGGGCGTCTTGCACTTTTTCTGGCATAGCAAGTAGCATTGGCGTGCCCATTACACCCGGCGCAATGGTGTTAACACGAATACCCAACGGGGCTAAGTCTCGAGCCATTGGAAGGGTTAAGCCGATAATACCACCTTTACTCGCGGCATAAGCGGTTTGCCCTATTTGACCTTCGTAACCAGCAACTGAAGCAGTGTTTACGATAAGACCGCGTTCGCCTTCCCCGTTAATTGGCGATTGCTTTGCCATCGTCGCTGCAACTAAGCGAGAAACATTAAAGCTTCCTACTAAGTTAATATCGATAGTTTTCTGGAAGTCACCCAACGGCGCCGGATTGCCTTCTTTGTCAAGCAGTCGCTTAGCTGGGGCGATGCCTGCACAGTTAACCACTAAAGAAATGGCGCCAAACCTTTCGGTTGTCGCGTCTATAGCCGCTTGAACAGAAGTTTCATCGCGTACATCGACTTTGGTGAAAAGTGTGTTGTTATTGCCTAATTCTTCTACGCGCTGTGCGCCAAGCTCTTCATTTAAGTCGAAAAGGCTGACGTTAGCACCTGCATCTCGAAGTGCGATAGCAGTGGCGTGACCAAGTCCGGAGCAACCGCCAGTAACAATGGCAGTAAGATTATTTAGCGTCATAGATTTCCCTTAAACCCTAGTTTTTCACTATTATTAACGTGATGTTAACGGGAAGTAAGAAGAAAAACTACGGTGCCGAAGGGGATCGGCACCTTATATTCAGCTATTTTGGCAACTGAATTTTACAGTCTTCGCTTTGACGGTAGATAATTAGCGTGTGGCCAATTACCTGTAGCTTAACTGAGTTTGTTTCACGAACAATGGCATCCATGATTAGCGCTTTTTCTTCGCGATCGTCTGTTGGCACCTTAACTTTAATTAATTCGTGATGGCTAAGGGCGTTGTCAATTTCGGCAACCACACCTTCTGTCAGGCCGTTCCCACCTAGCTGCACAACAGGTTTTAAAGGGTGTGCAAGGCCTTTTAGGAATTGTTTCTGTTTATTTGAAAGTTTCATGAAGTAATATTTCTTACAATTAATCTGTTAGTTTATGCTTGAAATAACGTATTCTAACGCCATCTTCTCTACAATCCTAATGACATTGTATTGGAATGACAAAAAAGAAACACTCCGCCAGCAGTAAACGCTGGCTACAAGAACACGTTAACGACCATTATGTGCAAAAAGCAAATAAGGAAGGTTGGCGCTCGCGAGCTATCTATAAACTGGAAGAAATTCAGAAAAAAGATAAGCTTATTAAACCGGGAATGACACTTGTAGACCTTGGTGCTGCACCGGGGGGCTGGTCACAGCTAGCCGCACAGCTCGTTGGCGACAATGGTCAAGTTATCGCGTGCGATATTTTGCCCATGGACCCAATCGTGGGCGTAGACTTTTTACAAGGTGATTTCAGAGAGGACGCTGTTCTCGACGCACTATTGAACAGAATCGGTGGGAACACCGTAGATATTGTGTTGTCTGATATGGCACCGAACCTTGCAGGTAACGCGTCGGTTGACCAATCTCGCTCTATGTACCTTTGCGAACTAGCGCTTGATATGTGTCACCAAGTGTTAAAGCCTGGTGGTTCGTTTGTCATAAAGGTGTTCCAAGGTGAGGGGTTTGTTGAGTTCATGAACGCACTTAAACAATCTTTCACAACCATAAAGACGCGTAAGCCTGACTCGTCCAGATCACGTTCGCGAGAGGTGTATTTGGTGGCTTGTGGGTATAAAGTGTAGTACGCTTTGAGATAAGCGGTTTTCGTTGCGAGTTGTGTCGTTTATTCAATAAACAACTTGTTGAATATACAAGCAATTCGGGTTTATAGAGGTTAGTAGCATTGAGCGATATGGCAAAAAATTTAATCTTATGGTTAGTCATCGCCGTTGTTTTAATGTCGGTTTTCCAGAGCTTTTCACCGAGTGAATCGTCTCGTTCGCAAACTGACTACACAACGTTTTTGAGAGAAGCAGAACAGGGAAATATTCGAGAAGTTCGCATCAATAATAGTGGCGAAATTCGAGGTACTAAGCGTTCAGGCGAAACTTTCCAAACATTCGTACCTTACTTCGATGACAAGTTAGTATCTGACTTGGTTAAGAACGACGTAAGAGTGTACGGTGAACCACCAGAAGAGCAGTCTCTTCTGACGTCTATTTTCATCTCATGGTTCCCCATGTTACTGCTTATTGGTGTATGGATTTTCTTCATGCGTCAAATGCAGGGTGGCGGCGGCCGTGGCGCTATGTCATTCGGTAAAAGCAAAGCTCGCTTGCTTGGTGAAGACCAAATCAAGACAACATTTGCTGACGTAGCAGGCTGTGACGAAGCGAAAGAAGATGTATCTGAATTGGTAGACTTCCTACGCGACCCGTCTAAGTTCCAAAAGCTAGGTGGTAAAATTCCGAAGGGCGTACTTATGGTAGGTCCTCCTGGTACAGGTAAAACGTTGCTTGCAAAAGCCATTGCCGGTGAAGCGAAAGTACCATTCTTTACTATCTCTGGTTCTGATTTCGTTGAAATGTTCGTGGGTGTAGGTGCATCTCGTGTGCGTGACATGTTTGAGCAAGCGAAAAAAGCGGCGCCTTGTATCATCTTTATCGATGAAATTGATGCGGTAGGCCGTCAACGTGGTGCTGGTCTAGGTGGTGGTCACGACGAACGTGAGCAAACCCTTAACCAGATGCTTGTTGAAATGGACGGCTTTGAAGGTCATGAAGGTATTATCGTTATTGCGGCAACTAACCGTCCTGACGTACTAGACCCTGCGCTTCTTCGTCCAGGTCGTTTTGACCGTCAAGTAGTGGTTGGTCTTCCTGACATCCGCGGCCGTGAACAAATTCTTAAAGTTCATATTCGCAAAGTGCCAGTGGCTGATAACGTAGAACCGTCAGTTATTGCTCGCGGTACACCAGGTTTCTCAGGTGCTGACCTTGCTAACCTAGTAAACGAAGCTGCATTGTTCGCTGCTCGCGGCAACAAGCGCCTTGTTTCTATGGAAGAGTTTGAGAAAGCGAAAGACAAAATCATGATGGGCTCTGAGCGTAAGTCTATGGTGATGTCTGAGCCTGAAAAAGAAATGACAGCGTATCACGAAGCGGGTCACGCTATCGTAGGTCGCTTAGTGCCAGAGCACGATCCGGTATACAAAGTGTCAATCATTCCACGCGGTCGCGCGCTGGGTGTGACCATGTACTTACCAGAGCAAGACCGAGTGAGCCACTCTAAACAGCACTTAGAAAGTATGATTTCTAGCTTGTTTGGTGGGCGTATTGCTGAAGCCATTATTTATGGTGACGACAAAGTAACCACGGGTGCATCTAACGACATCGAACGCGCAACTGAAATTGCACGTAAGATGGTCACCCAATGGGGCTTGTCGAGCAAAATGGGCCCAATGCTTTACGCTGAAGACGAAGGTGAAGTGTTCCTAGGCAAGTCTATGTCTAAGGCAACAAACATGTCTGATGACACAGCACGTGCCATTGATGCGGAAATTAAGTCACTGATTGACCGCAACTACGAGCGTGCTCAAAAGATCCTTGAAGACAACATCGATATTTTACATTCAATGAAAGACGCACTGATGAAGTACGAAACCATTGATGCTAAGCAAATTGATGATCTGATGAACCGCACTGACGTTCGTCCTCCTGCTGACTGGGATGACAGCAAGCCATCGGGTGGCGATAAGCCGAGTGGTGGTGCGCCGGTTCGTGAAGGTGAAATTAAAAATGACGGTGTAGACAAACCGTCGGTAGGTAAGCCGGGCGATATTCCAAGCTAACCTTCTACATCCATTGAAAAACGCCAGTTTAACTGGCGTTTTTTGTTAGAGCTGATTGATTTTAATCTGAGAATTTGGCTTACAGTTTATGTCACGGTGTTAGCTGAGTTATTTATTTCGTTACGCTTCACACTGTTCTTTGCAAAGAACAATGCAAAAAACACAGCGAAGAACAAATCAAAGAATTCAGCAAGCAACAAGGCAAAGAGCATGCATTTTTAAGTAGGTTTCATTGCTAACACAGCGGGTCAAAATCAGTTTGCTTTATAGCTTCATTTCTCAACATATTTTCTGTCTAAGAAATACGGTAATTTTAAAACAAAGGTAATGCAGGTAATTCATGCAGTTTGGTAAGTACTTCATAGGTCTGTCACAGCCTCAGGTAATGGGCATTTTAAATGTTACTCCTGATTCATTTTCTGACGGCGGCAAGCACACAAATGTATCTCAAGCCCTTGACCATGCGCTTCGCATGATTGAAGAAGGGGCAACTTTTATTGATATAGGTGGTGAATCGACAAGGCCAGGCGCGCCCGACGTATCGCTGCAGGAAGAGCTTGACCGCACAATACCCGTTATTGAAGCCGTAGCTAAAAATACCCCATGTGTTATTTCTATTGATACCAGCAAGGCTGACGTTATGCGGGAAGCGGTGAAAGCCGGCGCGGGGCTAATCAACGATGTACGCGCGTTACAAGAGCCTGGTGCATTGCAAGTAGCAGCTGAAGCACAAGTACCTGTTTGTTTAATGCATATGCAGGGGCAACCCAGAACCATGCAGCAAAGCCCTGAGTATGATGATGTAGTGAATGATGTGGGTCAGTTTCTACTCGCGCGCACCAAAGTGTGTGAAGAAGCGGGCATTGCTAAAGACAAGATTTTGTTCGACCCTGGCTACGGTTTCGGAAAGTCACTGGAACACAATTATACGCTGGTGAAACACTTGCCATCGCTTATGAAGCTGGGTTACCCAGTGTTAGTAGGCATGTCTCGCAAGTCGATGATTGGCAATTTGCTAAATAGAAAAGTGGATGAGCGCTTGGCGGGAAGCATAAGCCTCGCTACAATTGTCGCCCAAATGGGCGCACAGATAATTCGCGTTCACGACGTGAAAGAAACAGCTGATGCTGTCAATATCGTGAAAATGCTGAATTCAGTAAAATAAGGAATAATAATGACGCAGCGCAAATATTTCGGCACCGACGGTATCCGCGGAAAGGTAGGCGAGAGCAATATCAACCCAGAGTTTGTTACAAAACTCGGGTGGGCAGCAGGTAAGGTCCTTGCCGGACGAGGGACGAACAAAGTACTTATTGGTAAAGACACGCGTATTTCTGGCTACATGTTAGAGTCGTCTTTAGAGGCGGGTTTATCGGCTGCTGGTATCAATATCGGCTTGCTAGGCCCCATGCCAACGCCAGCCATTGCTTATCTCACCAAAACATTTCGCTCAGAAGCAGGGATAGTGATTAGTGCGTCACATAATCCCTTTTATGACAACGGCATTAAATTTTTCTCAGCGCAAGGCTTTAAGCTTGATGATGATATCGAATTAGCGATTGAAGATATGCTTGAGCGTCCAATGACATGTGTGGCATCTGATAAGCTGGGTAAGGCTACGCGTATAAACGACGCTGCGGGTCGTTATATTGAGTTTTGTAAGGGGACATTCCCTTCAGAATTATCGCTGACAGATCTTAAAATTGTTGTGGACTGCGCACATGGCGCAACGTACCACATTGCCCCCAATGTATTGAGAGAGTTAGGTGCTACGGTTATCGAACTTGGTACAGCGCCGAACGGTTTAAATATTAACGACGGTGTAGGCGCAACCTCAATGGATGCGATTGTTGAAAAGGTTAAGGAGACCGGCGCTGATCTTGGCTTTGCCCTAGACGGCGATGGCGATCGCATTATGATGGTAGACCACCTTGGTAATGTGCTTGATGGTGACCAGATTGTTTACATCATTGCCCGCGACGCGCTTAAGAACGGCAAAATGCAGGGTGGCGTCGTTGGCACTTTGATGAGCAATTTAGGCCTTGAAAATGCGTTGTCAAAGCTTGGTGTTCCCTTCGCAAGAAGTAATGTTGGCGACCGTTATGTGATGGAGCTGCTACAACAAAAAGGCTGGTCTATTGGCGGTGAAAACTCGGGTCATGTTCTCAATCTTAATATGAGCTCTACGGGTGACGGCATTGTAGCCGGGCTTCAAGTGCTTGCAGCAATGCTTCGTTCGCACATGGACTTACACGACTTAGCGAGTGGGTTTGAAATGTACCCGCAAACGCTAGTTAACGTGAGGTACGCTAACCAAGAAGTGGATTATTTAGCACACAGCAATGTACAAAATGCTAAGAAAGAGGCTGAGTCTGCGTTAGGTAAAACGGGCAGGGTACTTCTACGTAAAAGTGGTACTGAGCCGTTAATTCGTGTGATGGTTGAGTCGAATGACGAAAGCCAAT includes the following:
- the folP gene encoding dihydropteroate synthase, which produces MQFGKYFIGLSQPQVMGILNVTPDSFSDGGKHTNVSQALDHALRMIEEGATFIDIGGESTRPGAPDVSLQEELDRTIPVIEAVAKNTPCVISIDTSKADVMREAVKAGAGLINDVRALQEPGALQVAAEAQVPVCLMHMQGQPRTMQQSPEYDDVVNDVGQFLLARTKVCEEAGIAKDKILFDPGYGFGKSLEHNYTLVKHLPSLMKLGYPVLVGMSRKSMIGNLLNRKVDERLAGSISLATIVAQMGAQIIRVHDVKETADAVNIVKMLNSVK
- the yhbY gene encoding ribosome assembly RNA-binding protein YhbY — translated: MKLSNKQKQFLKGLAHPLKPVVQLGGNGLTEGVVAEIDNALSHHELIKVKVPTDDREEKALIMDAIVRETNSVKLQVIGHTLIIYRQSEDCKIQLPK
- the rlmE gene encoding 23S rRNA (uridine(2552)-2'-O)-methyltransferase RlmE; its protein translation is MTKKKHSASSKRWLQEHVNDHYVQKANKEGWRSRAIYKLEEIQKKDKLIKPGMTLVDLGAAPGGWSQLAAQLVGDNGQVIACDILPMDPIVGVDFLQGDFREDAVLDALLNRIGGNTVDIVLSDMAPNLAGNASVDQSRSMYLCELALDMCHQVLKPGGSFVIKVFQGEGFVEFMNALKQSFTTIKTRKPDSSRSRSREVYLVACGYKV
- the ftsH gene encoding ATP-dependent zinc metalloprotease FtsH; this encodes MSDMAKNLILWLVIAVVLMSVFQSFSPSESSRSQTDYTTFLREAEQGNIREVRINNSGEIRGTKRSGETFQTFVPYFDDKLVSDLVKNDVRVYGEPPEEQSLLTSIFISWFPMLLLIGVWIFFMRQMQGGGGRGAMSFGKSKARLLGEDQIKTTFADVAGCDEAKEDVSELVDFLRDPSKFQKLGGKIPKGVLMVGPPGTGKTLLAKAIAGEAKVPFFTISGSDFVEMFVGVGASRVRDMFEQAKKAAPCIIFIDEIDAVGRQRGAGLGGGHDEREQTLNQMLVEMDGFEGHEGIIVIAATNRPDVLDPALLRPGRFDRQVVVGLPDIRGREQILKVHIRKVPVADNVEPSVIARGTPGFSGADLANLVNEAALFAARGNKRLVSMEEFEKAKDKIMMGSERKSMVMSEPEKEMTAYHEAGHAIVGRLVPEHDPVYKVSIIPRGRALGVTMYLPEQDRVSHSKQHLESMISSLFGGRIAEAIIYGDDKVTTGASNDIERATEIARKMVTQWGLSSKMGPMLYAEDEGEVFLGKSMSKATNMSDDTARAIDAEIKSLIDRNYERAQKILEDNIDILHSMKDALMKYETIDAKQIDDLMNRTDVRPPADWDDSKPSGGDKPSGGAPVREGEIKNDGVDKPSVGKPGDIPS
- the glmM gene encoding phosphoglucosamine mutase, producing the protein MTQRKYFGTDGIRGKVGESNINPEFVTKLGWAAGKVLAGRGTNKVLIGKDTRISGYMLESSLEAGLSAAGINIGLLGPMPTPAIAYLTKTFRSEAGIVISASHNPFYDNGIKFFSAQGFKLDDDIELAIEDMLERPMTCVASDKLGKATRINDAAGRYIEFCKGTFPSELSLTDLKIVVDCAHGATYHIAPNVLRELGATVIELGTAPNGLNINDGVGATSMDAIVEKVKETGADLGFALDGDGDRIMMVDHLGNVLDGDQIVYIIARDALKNGKMQGGVVGTLMSNLGLENALSKLGVPFARSNVGDRYVMELLQQKGWSIGGENSGHVLNLNMSSTGDGIVAGLQVLAAMLRSHMDLHDLASGFEMYPQTLVNVRYANQEVDYLAHSNVQNAKKEAESALGKTGRVLLRKSGTEPLIRVMVESNDESQSHKWAEHIAETVRNLAN
- a CDS encoding 3-hydroxyacyl-CoA dehydrogenase, producing MTLNNLTAIVTGGCSGLGHATAIALRDAGANVSLFDLNEELGAQRVEELGNNNTLFTKVDVRDETSVQAAIDATTERFGAISLVVNCAGIAPAKRLLDKEGNPAPLGDFQKTIDINLVGSFNVSRLVAATMAKQSPINGEGERGLIVNTASVAGYEGQIGQTAYAASKGGIIGLTLPMARDLAPLGIRVNTIAPGVMGTPMLLAMPEKVQDALSANVQFPKRLGLPEEFAKLVIHMANNSYLNGETIRLDGGLRMPPK